From the genome of Colias croceus chromosome 9, ilColCroc2.1, one region includes:
- the LOC123694470 gene encoding multiple C2 and transmembrane domain-containing protein-like: MESDSEDSKYKKDISNSITRRHIARLHERVQMKYGEMQRKMQKSKSIDILSSLNDDDVFNNYSKHVSTSDISTLSEGSENSVNYNIKRESMVFVSANKNDAVFHEVKYKEPETASIISNDEFNQENDEMKDNNLFMFDVPFKGSLESLNEEAKDSDESFEPSIPHTKSLRSRIGSKIREAARRRKMEREKNAKIKKDDRMERFIFSNTTREDTSKVIYKKSKIATVTVALIEITGLEEIEEEKPRSLSCRLRLGSEKRKSKLIKSHATSAKFQELHNFNLYDDDYTLEIVVCDKDIHVGRSVLDLSKMEKEKTHRLQVSLEDVDQVKVFILLTISGIALTETVFNINDSEAIQESEDKRKQYTWYRIFDQFSNVGWMSIIVYGAKGLSAQDCYCVLTLDNEWKHTATDYKNNSPNWMKVYTFEVTDITSILEVKVCDEKKGEEVGKISIPLLSIEPGKKWYALKDSTQRERAKGNNPRILLEMKVFWNLVKASVKVINPKEVNLLHTDDKLDRHVLVRNISRGKVVTMWVVNAFQLIKTCFEWESTKWNVISLIGWLILCYIFKIWMLPLVLIVPFFMYRPKSYCFIDWKKIITVSPKTETDSEQKEDKSLRQKLQEYQETILAVQNFIGKLASLGESIKNLYNFSVPFVSFLAIFLILVIALFMYLIPLQYILMVWGIHKFTRKILKPNRIPHSEILDLLSRIPDDITLYNYQEIPLEHISDDEI; this comes from the exons ATGGAGAGTGATTCAGAAGacagtaaatataaaaaagacatTTCAAATTCAATAACACGGAGACATATCGCTAGACTCCACGAAAGAGTTCAAATGAAGTATGGAGAAATGCAAAGGAAAATGCAGAAATCAAAatctattgatattttatcatcCCTGAATGATGACGATGTATTCAATAATTACTCAAAACATGTTAGTACGAGTGATATTAGTACGCTTAGTGAAGGAAGTGAAAAttcagttaattataatattaaacgtGAAAGTATGGTGTTTGTTAGTGCTAATAAAAATGATGCTGTATTCCATGAGGTCAAATATAAAGAACCTGAAACTGCTTCGATTATAAGCAATGATGAATTCAATCAAGAGAACGATGAAATGAAggataacaatttatttatgtttgacGTCCCATTTAAAGGAAGTTTAGAATC acTAAATGAAGAAGCTAAAGACAGTGATGAGTCATTTGAACCTTCCATTCCCCACACCAAATCATTAAGAAGTCGGATTGGGTCAAAAATACGTGAAGCTGCGAGACGAAGAAAAATGGAAAGAGAAAAGAatgctaaaattaaaaaagatgaTCGCATGGAAAGG tttatattttcaaatacaaCCAGAGAAGATACCTCAAAAGTAATTTACAAGAAATCAAAAATAGCAACTGTTACTGTTGCTCTGATAGAAATTACAGGATTAGAAGAAATCGAAGAAGAGAAGCCACGATCTCTAAGTTGTCGTTTGAG GCTTGGATCAGAGAAGCGgaaatctaaattaataaagagcCACGCAACCTCGGCTAAATTTCAGGAGCttcacaattttaatttatacgaCGATGATTACACTCTGGAAATTGTAGTATGTGATAAAGATATACATGTTGGAAG GAGTGTCCTAGATCTGAGTAAAATGGAGAAGGAAAAAACACATAGATTGCAAGTTAGTTTAGAAGATGTTGATCAagttaaagtatttattttgcttACTATAAGTGGTATTGCACTCACTGAAACCGTATTTAATATCAATGATAGTGAAGCGATACAGGAATCTGAAGACAAAAGAAAACAGTAT ACGTGGTACCGCATTTTCGACCAATTTTCTAACGTTGGATGGATGTCCATTATTGTTTATGGTGCAAAGGGCTTAAGTGCTCAAGATTGTTATTGTGTCCTCACTTTAGACAACGAATGGAAACATACAGCAACCGACTATAAGAACAACTCACCAAATTGGATGAAAGTATACACATT CGAAGTCACTGACATAACTTCAATCCTAGAAGTAAAAGTTTGCGATGAAAAAAAAGGTGAGGAAGTggggaaaatttctataccaTTATTGAGTATTGAGCCCGGGAAAAAATGGTACGCATTGAAAGATAGCACGCAGCGTGAGAGAGCCAAGGGAAATAACCCTAGAATATTATTGGAGATGAAAGTGTTTTGGAATCTT GTAAAAGCCTCGGTTAAAGTGATAAATCCAAAAGAAGTGAATTTATTGCACACGGATGACAAACTAGATAGGCATGTGCTCGTAAGAAATATATCGCGAGGTAAAGTGGTCACAATGTGGGTGGTTAACGCTTTTCAACTAATAAA aACATGTTTTGAATGGGAGTCGACAAAATGGAACGTAATTTCGCTCATAGGGtggttaattttatgttacatttttaaaatctggATGTTGCCGTTGGTTTTGATCGTACCATTTTTTATGTACCGACCTAAATCATATTGTTTCATTGATT GGAAGAAAATTATAACAGTTTCACCAAAAACAGAAACCGACAGCGAACAGAAG gagGATAAATCTCTACGTCAAAAACTACAGGAATATCAAGAAACGATACTAGCCGTACAAAACTTTATAGGAAAGCTAGCCAGTCTTGGTGAAAGTATCAaaaa CCTGTATAACTTTTCAGTGCCTTTTGTAAGTTTCTTGGCAATATTTCTAATTCTTGTTATTGcactatttatgtatttaatacctcttcaatacattttaatggtTTGGG gtaTTCATAAGTTTACAAGGAAAATATTGAAACCAAATAGAATACCTCATAGTGAAATACTGGATTTGCTCTCTAGGATTCCCGATGATATTACCTtg TATAACTATCAAGAAATACCACTGGAACATATTTCAGACGATGAAATATAG
- the LOC123694473 gene encoding cysteine sulfinic acid decarboxylase, with the protein MPADSTIIATGDKRGNEILFESLTERSKHEDFLRRAVDFLVERVVFGRSSRSTKVVEWAPPEEIKKIIDLKPRDGPETHEQLLTFMADVARYSVNTAHPYFVNQLFSSVDPYGLIGQWLTDALNPSVYTFEVAPVFILMEEEVLREMRKIVGWPEGDGDGIFCPGGSISNGYAISCARFHHFPEVKTKGVYAIPNLVLFTSELAHYSTKKMTSFMGIGSDNCIMVKADKYGKMDVLDLEDKIIDALEKGSMPFMVTATAGTTVFGAFDPLPSISKLCKKYNLWLHVDAAWGGGALMSKKHKHLLNGIELADSVTWNPHKLLAAPQQCSTFLTKHKNLLAEGHSSNAQYLFQKDKFYDTTYDTGDKHIQCGRRADVLKFWFMWKAKGSEGFEKHIDKLFDNANYFLEHIKHRDGFRLVIEKPECTNIMFWYVPRCLRGCENDPDFSERLHKVAPKIKEKMIKEGSMMVTYQPQGKLVNFFRIVFQNSALDHKDMVYFANEFERLGADLIV; encoded by the exons atgccGGCCGATTCAACGATTATCGCGACGGGGGATAAAAGAGGGAACgaaattttgtttgaaagcCTCACAGAGAGGTCGAAACATGAAGACTTTTTACGGCGGGCGGTGGATTTTTTGGTCGAAAGGGTCGTTTTTGGCAGATCGAGTAGAAGCACGAAAGTAGTGGAATGGGCACCTCCggaagaaataaagaaaatcatTGATTTGAAACCACGGGATGGACCCGAGACTCATGAGCAGCTTTTGACGTTTATGGCAGAC GTCGCCCGATATTCCGTGAATACAGCACACCCATACTTTGTAAACCAACTTTTCTCATCCGTGGATCCATATGGGCTCATTGGTCAATGGTTGACCGATGCTCTTAATCCCAGCGTTTATACTTTCGAAGTGGCTCCTGTCTTCATATTGATGGAAGAGGAGGTGTTAAGAGAAATGAGAAAGATTGTGGGCTGGCCTGAAGGGGATGGCGATGGAATATTTTGTCCTGGTGGTTCTATTTCTAATGGTTATGCCATAAGCTGCGCTCGATTCCACCACTTTCCTGAAGTTAAG acGAAAGGAGTGTATGCCATACCAAATTTAGTCCTCTTTACTTCAGAGTTGGCTCATTATTCGACCAAAAAAATGACTTCGTTCATGGGCATTGGCAGCGATAATTGTATAATGGTCAAAGCTGATAAGTATGGGAAAATGGATGTATTAGATTTAGAGGACAAAATCATTGACGCTCTGGAGAAGGGATCTATGCCTTTCATGGTTACAGCGACGGCTGGTACAACGGTCTTTGGAGCGTTTGATCCTTTACCATCTATTTCTAAATTATGCAAGAAATATAATCTGTGGTTGCACGTGGACGCCGCGTGGGGAGGCGGTGCTTTAATGTCAAAGAAACACAAACACCTTCTCAATGGAATTGAATT aGCTGATTCGGTTACGTGGAATCCTCACAAACTATTGGCGGCTCCTCAACAGTGCTCTACATTTTTGACCAAGCATAAGAACCTGCTAGCGGAGGGACATTCTTCGAACGCTCAATATCTATTCCAGAAAGATAAATTCTACGACACGACATATGACACGGGCGATAAGCACATACAGTGCGGAAGGAGAGCGGACGTCCTCAAATTTTGGTTCATGTGGAAGGCGAAAGGCAGCGAAGGCTTCGAGAAACATATCGACAAATTGTTTGACAATGCAAATTATTTCCTGGAACATATAAAACATCGCGACGGGTTCCGGCTGGTGATTGAAAAGCCGGAATGCACTAACATTATGTTCTGGTACGTTCCAAGGTGCCTCCGCGGATGTGAGAATGACCCAGATTTTAGCGAAAGACTGCATAAGGTCGCCCCGAAAATAAAGGAGAAAATGATCAAGGAAGGGTCCATGATGGTCACGTATCAGCCGCAAGGTAAATTAGTGAACTTTTTCCGGATCGTGTTTCAAAACTCGGCCTTAGACCACAAGGATATGGTCTACTTCGCTAATGAGTTTGAGAGGCTCGGAGCcgatttaattgtttaa